From the genome of Miscanthus floridulus cultivar M001 chromosome 10, ASM1932011v1, whole genome shotgun sequence, one region includes:
- the LOC136488265 gene encoding putative wall-associated receptor kinase-like 16: MAGGHPLPHPGAPPPPSPGWFRWRAAGSSGGRPDPWRDRPPTVDHGPARSDPERGVLIRWRGGGSGERGGAPPTTSEAAQAGCGDAPPSPLRQLQRWGPDLVAGRPDLAAARPDLASYSGGGVVVVARGGGREAGERRRLGVKLGRSAGEGSMQWVVANLSCAEAKQNTSGYACVSINSRCVEVNTSDGYYFGYRCKCTDGFPGNPYIQSGCQGIIIGLSGGFSILLLAFLALFLLRRWRRNVQKQLRRTYFQKNQGLLLEQLTSSDKTNIFSLEELEKATNNFDPTRIIRHGGHGMVYKRILSDQRVVAIKKSLVIEYSEIKQFINEVAILSEINHRNIVKLFGCCLESEVPLLVYDYISNGSLTQVLHDESRNDVSLSWNDYIRIAMEAAGALSYLHSAASISVFHRDVKSSNILLDGNYTAKVSDFGASRLVPVDQTHIVTNVQGTFGYLDPEYFYTRQLNAKSDVYSFGVVLLELLVRKKPIFTSSLGLVQNLSNYFLEALKEREITDIVDPQVAQEATKEEISSIASIAEMCLRLHGEERPTMKQAEMELQILREKQVSTWQSSPENEQQNETILLTRKGKATCQAFATEPGEGANLPLKHNQRCYSLEEEFMESATLPR; encoded by the exons ATGGCGGGCGGCCATCCCCTCCCTCACCCTGGAGCACCTCCACCACCGTCCCCGGGCTGGTTTAGGTGGAGGGCAGCTGGATCCAGTGGAGGGCGGCCGGATCCATGGCGGGACCGCCCTCCGACAGTGGATCATGGGCCGGCGAGGTCGGATCCGGAGCGGGGAGTCCTGATCCGGTGGCGGGGAGGCGGATCTGGCGAGCGAGGCGGCGCTCCTCCGACGACGAGCGAGGCGGCGCAGGCGGGCTGTGGCGACGCTCCTCCTTCACCTCTTCGTCAGCTCCAGCGCTGGGGGCCGGATCTGGTGGCGGGGAGGCCGGATCTGGCGGCGGCGAGGCCAGATCTGGCTAGCTACAGCGGCGGTGGCGTGGTGGTAGTGGCTCGTGGCGGCGGACGTGAAGCCGGGGAGCGGAGGCGTCTGGGCGTGAAGCTGGGCCGCAGCGCAGGGGAAGG CTCTATGCAATGGGTTGTTGCTAATCTAAGCTGTGCTGAAGCTAAACAGAATACATCTGGGTATGCTTGTGTGAGTATCAACAGCAGGTGTGTGGAAGTGAACACATCTGACGGTTATTATTTTGGATACCGCTGCAAATGCACAGATGGCTTCCCAGGGAATCCGTACATTCAGAGTGGTTGTCAAG GTATTATTATCGGACTTTCGGGAGGCTTCAGCATCCTACTCCTGGCCTTCCTTGCATTATTTCTTCTCCGTAGATGGAGAAGAAATGTTCAAAAGCAACTACGGAGGACTTATTTCCAGAAGAACCAAGGTCTTCTTTTAGAACAGTTGACGTCGTCTGACAAAACAAATATTTTCTCTCTTGAAGAGCTAGAAAAGGCAACAAATAACTTTGATCCCACACGTATCATTAGACATGGTGGCCACGGGATGGTCTATAAAC GCATTTTATCTGACCAACGTGTTGTTGCAATAAAGAAGTCTCTAGTCATTGAGTACAGCGAGATCAAGCAATTCATCAATGAAGTTGCAATACTTTCTGAAATAAATCACAGAAACATCGTGAAGCTCTTTGGATGTTGTCTCGAATCTGAGGTTCCATTGCTAGTATATGATTATATTTCCAATGGATCATTGACTCAAGTTCTCCATGATGAATCACGAAATGATGTTTCTTTGTCTTGGAATGATTACATAAGAATCGCCATGGAAGCTGCAGGAGCTTTATCATATCTCCACTCAGCAGCTTCAATATCAGTCTTCCATCGTGATGTGAAGTCCTCTAATATACTCTTGGATGGGAACTACACAGCAAAAGTTTCAGACTTTGGCGCTTCAAGATTGGTTCCAGTTGATCAAACACACATTGTTACGAATGTACAAGGTACATTTGGTTACTTAGATCCAGAGTATTTCTATACGAGGCAACTAAATGCGAAGAGTGATGTGTATAGTTTTGGGGTGGTACTTCTAGAGCTGCTTGTTAGAAAGAAGCCTATTTTCACAAGTAGCTTAGGCTTGGTTCAGAACTTGTCAAACTACTTTCTTGAGGCATTGAAAGAGAGAGAAATCACTGATATAGTTGATCCTCAAGTTGCCCAGGAAGCAACCAAGGAGGAGATCAGCAGCATCGCCTCCATTGCGGAGATGTGCTTAAGATTACATGGTGAAGAAAGGCCTACAATGAAGCAAGCGGAGATGGAATTACAGATTTTACGAGAGAAACAGGTGAGCACTTGGCAAAGCAGCCCGGAAAATGAGCAGCAAAATGAAACAATATTGCTAACTCGAAAAGGTAAAGCAACTTGCCAAGCATTTGCCACAGAACCAGGTGAGGGAGCCAATTTACCACTGAAACACAACCAACGATGTTATAGTTTAGAGGAAGAGTTCATGGAATCTGCAACACTACCACGCTAG